In Altererythrobacter rubellus, the following are encoded in one genomic region:
- the dcd gene encoding dCTP deaminase, giving the protein MAILSDKWIREQAQTNGMIEPFVEAQRREGCISYGLSSFGYDARVAPEFKIFTNVNSATVDPKKFDAESLVDRETDVCIIPPNSFALARTVEYFRIPEDVLVICLGKSTYARCGIIVNVTPLEPGWEGHVTLEFSNTTPLPAKIYANEGACQFLFLKGNERPEVTYADRAGKYMGQRGVTLPRL; this is encoded by the coding sequence ATGGCGATTCTTTCAGATAAATGGATTCGGGAACAGGCCCAGACAAATGGCATGATTGAGCCATTTGTAGAGGCGCAACGCCGCGAAGGCTGCATTTCCTATGGCCTTAGCTCTTTCGGCTATGACGCGCGGGTTGCACCCGAGTTCAAGATCTTCACTAACGTCAATTCGGCGACTGTTGATCCGAAGAAGTTCGATGCGGAAAGCCTGGTGGATCGCGAAACCGACGTTTGCATCATCCCGCCCAATAGTTTCGCGCTCGCGCGCACGGTCGAATACTTCCGCATTCCTGAAGATGTGCTGGTAATCTGCCTTGGAAAGAGCACCTATGCCCGCTGCGGCATCATCGTGAATGTCACGCCGCTGGAGCCGGGCTGGGAAGGTCATGTGACGCTGGAATTTTCCAACACCACGCCGCTGCCGGCCAAGATCTACGCCAACGAAGGCGCATGCCAGTTTCTATTCCTCAAAGGCAATGAACGGCCCGAAGTCACCTATGCCGATCGCGCGGGCAAATACATGGGGCAGCGCGGCGTGACCTTACCCCGCCTTTAA
- the putA gene encoding bifunctional proline dehydrogenase/L-glutamate gamma-semialdehyde dehydrogenase PutA, whose translation MSSHDLIDRSAIRRAYRETEEVCVNERLKQAQPASALHAEAGELAAKLITDARKTKASGIDAFLHQYGLDTEEGIALMCLAEALLRVPDAETADLLIRDKLSEIDWGEHLGESSSTFVNAATFSLMLTGEVLDPPEAKQRGMGATLKRTMNRLGEPVVRKATLQAMKILGGQFVFGRTIDEALDRAKPERKMGLTHSFDMLGEAAMTYADAGRYAQAYHRALDRLSSEAAGGVANSPGISVKLSALHPKYNFLHADQARTELVPIVRDLAIKARDADIHFTIDAEEAERLELSMDIIEELASDDALFLRPDGSQWQGFGLAIQAYQKRGVPLCDWAAKLARRNNRRFFVRLVKGAYWDTEIKLSQVGGYDDFPVFTRKVATDVSYLACAARLFEHSDVILPAFATHNALTIGSIKALAAGRAFEFQRLHGMGEEVYDALAKAEGNDRTNVRIYAPVGGHKELLAYLVRRLLENGANTSFVNRMADADIPVEEMTGDPVTELVALDPKRNPAIPLPANIFSSRINSAGVDLADPLVLAPLQDQLAAIGTKHWYAAPTFAGEEAGKEAPINAPQDLTHEVGTRRDSTEQEVADAITRALDIQPGWDALGGQKRAVILEAAAELFEDHTVEFLSLCQREAGKTLVDAVLELREAVDFLRYYAVEARRQFSGPITLPGPTGEENLLQMHGRGVFATISPWNFPLAIFIGPAAAALAAGNTIVAKPAEQTPLIAALAVRLCHEAGMPEEAFQLLPGAGDVGQMITSDPRIAGVAFTGSTETAQAINRSLAAREGPIATFIAETGGQNAMIVDSSALPEQVVRDVLASAFQSAGQRCSAQRMLYIQDDVYDEMLEMIRGAFDALNVGDPVLMHTDVGPVIDPDAKAALERHVARRKKSGANVWRHKLPRGTSKGCFVAPAIIEVNSILDLKRENFGPILHVARFASEDLGKVIGDINATGFGLTLGLHSRIAATKRFIEQRARVGNFYVNRNQIGAVVESQPFGGEGLSGTGPKAGGPHYLARFATERVTCVDTTAAGGNASLLAG comes from the coding sequence GTGTCCTCGCACGATCTGATTGACCGTTCCGCTATTCGTCGCGCCTATCGTGAAACGGAAGAGGTCTGTGTCAACGAACGACTCAAACAAGCTCAACCTGCCTCTGCGTTGCATGCTGAGGCAGGAGAGCTGGCCGCCAAGCTGATTACGGATGCGCGCAAGACCAAGGCGAGCGGCATCGATGCGTTCCTGCATCAATATGGGCTGGACACTGAAGAAGGCATCGCTCTGATGTGCCTTGCAGAGGCATTGCTACGCGTGCCCGATGCAGAGACTGCAGACCTCCTGATCCGCGACAAGCTGAGCGAGATAGACTGGGGTGAACATCTAGGCGAAAGCTCATCCACCTTCGTCAACGCCGCGACATTCTCGCTTATGCTAACCGGCGAAGTGCTCGATCCCCCTGAAGCGAAGCAACGCGGCATGGGCGCGACGTTGAAGCGCACGATGAACCGTCTGGGCGAGCCAGTTGTGCGCAAGGCAACGCTTCAGGCGATGAAGATCCTGGGCGGGCAATTCGTGTTTGGTCGCACTATCGACGAAGCGCTCGACCGTGCGAAGCCTGAACGCAAGATGGGGCTTACGCACAGCTTCGATATGCTGGGCGAAGCCGCCATGACCTATGCCGATGCAGGCCGCTATGCGCAGGCCTATCATCGAGCGCTTGATCGCCTCTCTAGCGAGGCTGCGGGCGGCGTTGCCAATTCGCCAGGAATTTCAGTGAAGCTCTCTGCGCTGCACCCGAAGTACAATTTCCTGCATGCAGACCAGGCGCGGACTGAACTGGTGCCGATCGTCCGCGATCTTGCGATCAAAGCGCGCGATGCCGACATTCATTTCACGATTGATGCCGAAGAAGCCGAACGGCTTGAGCTGTCGATGGATATCATCGAAGAGCTGGCATCGGACGACGCCCTTTTCCTCCGGCCCGATGGATCGCAATGGCAAGGGTTCGGTCTGGCCATCCAAGCCTATCAGAAACGCGGCGTGCCATTGTGCGATTGGGCCGCAAAGCTTGCCCGGCGCAACAACCGCCGCTTCTTTGTGCGGTTGGTCAAAGGCGCATATTGGGACACGGAAATCAAGCTGAGCCAGGTTGGCGGATATGATGATTTCCCGGTGTTCACCCGCAAGGTGGCCACCGATGTGTCCTATCTCGCCTGTGCCGCCCGCCTGTTTGAACACAGCGATGTCATCTTGCCCGCCTTTGCCACGCATAACGCGCTGACCATCGGGTCGATCAAAGCGCTGGCGGCTGGGCGTGCTTTCGAATTTCAGCGCCTGCATGGCATGGGTGAGGAAGTCTATGACGCGCTCGCAAAGGCGGAAGGCAATGATCGCACCAATGTTCGGATTTACGCGCCCGTAGGCGGGCACAAGGAACTGCTCGCATATCTGGTCCGCCGGCTTCTGGAGAACGGCGCGAACACCAGCTTCGTCAACCGCATGGCCGATGCGGACATTCCGGTCGAAGAGATGACCGGCGATCCCGTGACCGAACTTGTGGCGCTGGATCCCAAGCGCAATCCGGCGATCCCGCTGCCGGCTAACATTTTCAGCAGCCGCATTAATAGCGCGGGCGTGGATCTTGCCGATCCGCTTGTACTTGCGCCTTTGCAGGATCAGCTTGCCGCGATTGGGACAAAGCACTGGTATGCCGCGCCAACATTTGCAGGCGAAGAAGCGGGCAAAGAGGCTCCGATCAATGCACCGCAAGATTTAACGCATGAGGTCGGCACACGCCGCGATTCCACCGAGCAAGAGGTTGCCGATGCGATCACCCGTGCGCTCGATATTCAACCCGGTTGGGATGCATTGGGCGGACAGAAACGCGCGGTAATACTGGAAGCCGCGGCTGAGCTGTTCGAAGACCATACAGTAGAGTTTTTGTCGCTGTGCCAGCGTGAAGCTGGCAAGACGCTGGTCGATGCTGTGCTGGAATTGCGCGAGGCCGTTGATTTCCTGCGCTATTACGCGGTTGAAGCGCGGCGCCAGTTTTCCGGCCCGATCACTTTACCGGGGCCGACCGGAGAGGAAAACCTATTGCAGATGCATGGACGCGGCGTCTTTGCCACGATCAGCCCATGGAACTTCCCGCTCGCCATCTTCATCGGTCCGGCAGCCGCCGCGCTTGCAGCAGGAAATACGATTGTTGCCAAGCCGGCTGAACAAACCCCGTTGATCGCTGCACTTGCAGTCAGGCTCTGCCACGAGGCGGGCATGCCCGAAGAAGCATTCCAATTGCTACCCGGCGCAGGCGATGTTGGGCAAATGATCACTAGCGACCCGCGCATAGCCGGCGTTGCCTTCACCGGCTCAACCGAGACCGCCCAGGCCATCAACCGCTCGCTGGCCGCACGAGAAGGCCCGATCGCGACCTTTATCGCGGAGACCGGCGGCCAGAATGCGATGATTGTCGACAGCTCGGCCTTGCCCGAGCAAGTGGTGCGTGACGTTCTGGCCAGCGCTTTCCAGAGTGCGGGCCAACGCTGTTCGGCGCAGCGCATGCTGTACATTCAGGATGACGTGTACGACGAAATGCTGGAAATGATCCGCGGAGCATTTGATGCGCTGAATGTCGGTGATCCGGTCTTGATGCACACCGATGTCGGCCCGGTGATCGATCCCGATGCCAAAGCCGCGCTGGAACGCCACGTTGCGCGCCGCAAGAAAAGCGGTGCGAATGTGTGGCGGCACAAACTGCCGCGAGGCACCAGCAAGGGTTGTTTCGTCGCGCCAGCGATCATCGAGGTCAATTCAATCCTCGATCTCAAGCGCGAGAACTTCGGCCCAATCCTGCATGTTGCAAGGTTTGCGTCCGAAGATCTTGGCAAGGTTATCGGCGATATCAATGCGACCGGGTTTGGCCTGACACTTGGCCTGCACAGCCGCATTGCGGCAACCAAGCGTTTTATTGAACAGCGCGCGCGTGTGGGGAATTTCTACGTTAATCGCAACCAGATTGGCGCGGTGGTGGAGAGCCAGCCATTCGGCGGCGAAGGCCTGTCGGGCACGGGCCCCAAGGCAGGTGGGCCGCATTATTTGGCGCGCTTTGCCACAGAACGGGTCACTTGCGTCGACACGACCGCGGCGGGCGGCAATGCGAGCCTGCTGGCAGGCTAA
- a CDS encoding TonB-dependent receptor produces the protein MKINGANLVSQSAIATALALTAVSAPAYAQDNASGEGTETDPHDRGTIIVSADALSELDFIAGQDVIEVEEIQRDLTGQLGDLLVKVPGVSATSFSPGSSRPILRGLDGERVRVLIDGLGTADVGNTSADHATSIDPLTVERVEVLRGPAALLYGSQAIGGVVNVIDRRMPVAMPEHGLHIEGLTAFDTASELRSGGLSVDAGIGENLVVHFDGSYRETDDLEIPGFQLSEDLRLDLLADADEEEDEGELEEAEELREAAEQRGFVPNSATETWTVNGGIGLIVGESTFGASVGYYDTSYGLVGNPEGGHHHGEEGEVEEEEGEEEETVSIGLEQLRVDLRGDITLGDGLFSRLKLRGGYSDYTHIEFEGTEVGTVFDTETIEARAELVQTTGGVIGAQFTSRDFSAVGEEAFVSPNETTQFALFTVQEFDLDGFQIEAAGRFEQVDVESGPLGLERDFSLFSGALSLVRETEGGARFGITGSRAERAPAGEELFADGPHIATQAFEIGDPNLDKESALGVELFARAGIGAAQFGASVYYQSFDDFIYLSPTGEEEDELPVFEFLQDDADFFGFEADLVVPLIDNDSYNLTADLRASYVSADLDNGGNVPRIPPVSVLAALESDFSAFTVRSEVQWFGEQNNVAEFETPTDDFAFVNLFLSWRPLSDNQNVVVQLAGENLFDTTGRRHSSFTKEFLPLAGRNIKASVRFSF, from the coding sequence ATGAAAATCAATGGAGCGAACCTTGTTTCGCAAAGCGCAATTGCAACTGCACTGGCTTTGACGGCTGTGTCTGCCCCGGCATATGCGCAGGACAATGCATCTGGTGAAGGCACAGAGACCGATCCGCATGACCGCGGAACCATTATCGTTTCTGCCGACGCGTTAAGCGAACTGGACTTCATTGCTGGTCAGGACGTGATCGAAGTTGAGGAGATCCAGCGCGACTTGACGGGTCAATTGGGTGATCTTCTCGTCAAAGTGCCTGGTGTTTCGGCAACCAGTTTTTCCCCTGGTTCATCGCGCCCGATCCTGCGCGGTCTGGATGGTGAACGCGTCCGCGTTCTCATCGACGGATTGGGCACAGCTGACGTTGGCAACACCTCTGCCGACCACGCGACGTCGATTGATCCGCTGACCGTTGAGCGCGTCGAAGTGCTGCGCGGCCCGGCTGCGCTGCTTTACGGCAGCCAGGCCATCGGTGGTGTGGTGAACGTGATCGATCGCCGCATGCCAGTCGCTATGCCAGAGCATGGCTTGCACATTGAAGGCCTGACAGCGTTTGACACAGCTAGTGAGCTGCGCAGCGGCGGGCTTTCTGTTGATGCCGGAATTGGCGAAAACCTCGTCGTGCACTTTGACGGCTCATACCGTGAGACTGACGATCTTGAGATTCCAGGTTTCCAGCTTTCCGAAGACCTGCGTTTGGACCTTTTGGCAGATGCGGATGAAGAGGAAGACGAAGGGGAGCTCGAAGAAGCTGAAGAGCTTCGCGAAGCTGCTGAACAGCGCGGCTTTGTACCTAACAGCGCGACAGAAACGTGGACCGTAAACGGCGGGATTGGCCTCATTGTGGGCGAATCAACTTTCGGCGCGTCGGTAGGTTACTACGACACCAGCTATGGTCTGGTCGGTAATCCCGAAGGCGGCCACCACCACGGCGAAGAAGGCGAAGTGGAAGAGGAAGAGGGTGAAGAGGAAGAAACTGTCTCCATCGGCCTTGAACAGCTTCGCGTCGATTTGCGCGGCGATATCACGCTCGGCGATGGCCTCTTCTCTCGCCTGAAGCTGCGCGGTGGCTATTCTGACTACACCCATATAGAGTTCGAAGGCACAGAAGTCGGAACAGTCTTCGATACAGAAACGATCGAAGCGCGTGCAGAGCTGGTTCAAACCACTGGCGGTGTCATCGGAGCGCAATTCACATCGCGTGACTTCTCTGCCGTCGGAGAAGAAGCATTTGTATCGCCCAACGAGACAACGCAGTTTGCACTCTTCACTGTACAGGAATTCGATTTGGACGGATTCCAGATCGAAGCTGCTGGCCGCTTCGAGCAAGTCGATGTCGAGTCAGGGCCGCTCGGACTTGAGCGTGATTTCAGCCTGTTCTCGGGTGCGTTGTCGCTGGTCCGTGAGACTGAAGGCGGAGCACGCTTCGGGATCACAGGGTCTCGGGCAGAGCGCGCACCGGCTGGCGAAGAACTCTTCGCGGACGGTCCGCATATCGCGACGCAAGCCTTTGAAATTGGCGATCCGAACCTGGACAAGGAAAGTGCACTTGGTGTCGAACTGTTCGCGCGTGCCGGAATCGGCGCAGCGCAGTTCGGTGCTTCGGTTTACTACCAATCATTCGATGACTTCATCTATCTCTCTCCGACAGGAGAAGAAGAAGATGAGTTGCCGGTGTTTGAGTTCCTGCAGGATGACGCGGACTTCTTTGGCTTCGAAGCCGATCTTGTTGTCCCGCTGATTGACAACGACTCCTACAATCTGACTGCAGATTTGCGAGCATCCTATGTCTCTGCAGACCTTGACAATGGAGGTAATGTACCCCGAATCCCCCCGGTAAGTGTGCTTGCTGCACTTGAATCGGATTTTTCTGCTTTCACTGTTCGCAGCGAGGTGCAGTGGTTTGGTGAGCAAAACAATGTTGCCGAATTTGAAACTCCGACAGACGACTTTGCCTTTGTAAATCTGTTCCTCTCCTGGCGCCCGCTTTCTGACAATCAGAATGTCGTGGTACAGCTTGCCGGTGAAAACCTTTTCGATACGACGGGCCGCCGCCATTCCAGCTTTACGAAGGAATTCTTACCGCTGGCTGGCCGCAACATCAAAGCTAGCGTCCGCTTCAGTTTCTAA
- a CDS encoding saccharopine dehydrogenase family protein, translating to MSKDNREFDIIVYGATGYTGRLVAEYLDQHYGNREDCPSWAMAGRSLDKLEAVRDEIGAPDTTPLVVADANDPASLETMCNRTRVVLTTVGPYQLYGDALVEACVKTGTDYADLCGEPGWMREMIDEHHEAAKASGARICFSSGFDSIPFDLGVMMTQKEVEKRTGKPSPRIRGRVRAMQGTFSGGTAASLTETMKAVARKPTLLAVLRSSFGLTPGFEGPEQPSGMIPHYEKDLDKWAAPFVMAPINTKNVHRTNFLAGFPYGEDFVYDEMMLTSPGEAGKAAANAVAEMMKNPFGAKPPKPGEGPSKEERENGFYDVLFVADLPDGETLHFGVKGKYDPGYGSTSRMLTETGIALLSCDKSGGVGTPGSFLGEALVDRLQEHADLTFAVES from the coding sequence ATGTCCAAGGACAATCGCGAATTCGATATCATCGTCTATGGAGCAACCGGTTATACTGGCCGTCTGGTCGCCGAATATCTCGATCAGCACTACGGCAACCGCGAAGATTGCCCCAGCTGGGCGATGGCCGGTCGCAGTCTGGACAAGCTGGAGGCTGTGCGCGACGAGATTGGCGCACCGGACACAACCCCGCTGGTGGTTGCCGATGCGAACGATCCGGCTAGCCTTGAGACCATGTGCAATCGCACCCGCGTGGTGCTGACAACAGTCGGCCCGTATCAGCTCTATGGCGATGCGCTGGTCGAAGCCTGTGTGAAGACCGGCACTGACTATGCGGATCTGTGCGGAGAACCAGGTTGGATGCGCGAGATGATCGACGAGCATCACGAAGCCGCCAAGGCATCTGGCGCGCGGATCTGTTTCTCAAGCGGGTTCGATTCTATCCCGTTCGACCTCGGCGTGATGATGACTCAGAAAGAAGTCGAGAAGCGTACCGGGAAACCGTCGCCGCGTATTCGCGGGCGTGTCCGCGCGATGCAGGGCACTTTCTCAGGCGGGACAGCGGCCAGCCTGACTGAGACAATGAAGGCGGTTGCGCGCAAGCCCACACTGCTTGCCGTGTTGCGTTCTTCATTCGGCCTTACTCCGGGCTTTGAAGGGCCCGAGCAGCCATCGGGCATGATTCCGCACTATGAAAAGGATTTGGACAAATGGGCCGCGCCATTCGTGATGGCACCGATCAATACCAAGAATGTCCACCGCACCAATTTTCTGGCCGGTTTCCCCTATGGTGAGGACTTCGTTTATGACGAAATGATGCTGACCAGTCCGGGCGAGGCAGGCAAGGCCGCAGCAAATGCGGTGGCGGAAATGATGAAGAACCCCTTCGGCGCAAAGCCGCCGAAGCCGGGCGAGGGGCCCAGCAAGGAAGAACGCGAGAACGGCTTCTATGATGTGCTGTTCGTGGCCGATCTGCCCGATGGCGAGACCCTGCATTTCGGCGTCAAAGGCAAGTATGATCCGGGCTATGGCTCGACCAGCCGTATGCTGACCGAAACCGGCATTGCGCTGTTATCCTGCGACAAGTCAGGTGGCGTTGGCACGCCGGGCTCATTCCTGGGCGAGGCCCTGGTTGACCGTTTACAGGAACACGCCGATCTGACGTTCGCAGTCGAGAGCTAA